A genomic segment from Desulfovibrio legallii encodes:
- a CDS encoding MerR family transcriptional regulator: protein MARKATATASLLSIADISRHFSLPESTTRYYCKRFAAYIPSVGEGRRRRYRRETLEVIAAILEQMQKSRTAAAVEEALQARFARNALAVSPAALTAAPEPPATAFPAAALQLLERQTVAVEAIAAILRLLAERLPAIPQAPAQAQNNTPPQALEQEVAHLRILLEASEKTQQADLEQLRQWMGRALRNRANSE from the coding sequence ATGGCGCGCAAAGCCACGGCAACGGCAAGCCTGTTGAGCATTGCGGATATTTCACGCCATTTTTCCCTGCCGGAATCCACCACCCGTTACTACTGCAAGCGCTTTGCCGCCTATATTCCCAGCGTGGGCGAAGGGCGGCGACGCCGCTACCGCCGCGAGACCCTGGAGGTCATTGCCGCCATTCTGGAGCAGATGCAGAAATCCCGCACGGCCGCGGCCGTGGAGGAGGCCCTGCAGGCCCGCTTTGCCCGCAATGCGCTTGCCGTGTCCCCCGCGGCGCTTACAGCCGCCCCGGAACCGCCCGCTACGGCATTCCCCGCGGCTGCGCTGCAATTGCTGGAGCGACAGACCGTGGCCGTGGAGGCCATCGCCGCCATCCTGCGGCTGCTGGCGGAGCGCCTGCCCGCAATACCGCAAGCCCCCGCTCAGGCGCAGAACAACACGCCGCCTCAGGCCCTGGAACAGGAAGTTGCGCATCTGCGCATTTTACTGGAGGCTTCGGAAAAAACGCAGCAGGCGGATCTGGAGCAATTGCGGCAATGGATGGGCCGGGCGCTCCGCAACCGCGCAAATTCGGAATAA
- the rnhA gene encoding ribonuclease HI — protein MKKVVIHTDGSCLGNPGPGGWAAVLCLEDAGPRRELSGGYARTTNNRMEILAVVEALAALKEPCAVELFTDSQYVRNSVEKRWLWGWQKKGWIKADKKPVLNVDLWQRLLPLLERHQVRFHWLRGHAGHTENERCDVLARTQAGRRDLPPDVGYAV, from the coding sequence ATGAAAAAAGTAGTTATCCATACGGACGGTTCCTGCCTGGGCAATCCTGGGCCCGGCGGCTGGGCGGCAGTGCTCTGCCTGGAGGACGCGGGGCCGCGCAGGGAGCTTTCGGGCGGCTACGCCCGCACCACCAACAACCGCATGGAAATTCTGGCGGTGGTGGAGGCCCTTGCGGCCTTGAAGGAACCCTGCGCAGTGGAGCTGTTTACGGATTCGCAGTATGTGCGCAACAGCGTGGAAAAGCGCTGGCTGTGGGGCTGGCAGAAAAAAGGCTGGATCAAGGCGGACAAAAAGCCGGTGCTCAATGTGGATTTGTGGCAGCGTCTGCTGCCCCTGCTGGAGCGGCATCAGGTGCGCTTCCACTGGCTGCGGGGCCATGCCGGCCACACGGAAAACGAGCGCTGCGACGTGCTGGCCCGCACCCAGGCCGGGCGGCGCGATCTCCCGCCGGACGTCGGGTATGCGGTGTAA